aataGCACTAAGGGGTAATGAGTTGCGAGTAATTATCCatttaaagctttaaaatGTTCCACTTCTTTGCTGTActcctttaaatttaaagtccTTAAAGCAGtccaaatatttaatgttttgtaGAAGCACTTTTTAAGGTTTATTTGACTAAAAAAACACACTTTGCACAAACACTTCACTTTATCCAATTGTATTACCGGAAGTCACGAGGGGAAAGATGGCCCGAAGCACGATAATCGAGTGAACCAGTGGCCACAACTGTTGGTCCTTTTATATCCGCAAGGACCTCTGCTCGGCAAAACTCGTCCTGCAGCCCGAATGCCGGCAGCCAATGAGAGTCCTGCAAATCGGCGGGCAAATGACTTCGTCTGCACGGAAAGTGAATCTCTAGGTTAGGCGAACAAGGTTTTATGGCCTCACTTGTTGCTCCTTGGCCAAATCTGAATGGTAATCGCTTGGAAACGCCGTCGCGTGCCGCCAGCAATTAATGCGTCTCTTTGGTGGCACTCGTGTAGACTGCTTTAAGACGATGCTGCCTTAATACGCCCGGTGTTTAGTGAACCCAAATCTGATAGCCCAGGGAAAAGGCATTTCAAAGGGGGGAAAACAATTACCAAAGTCGTAAGCAAAAGTAAATCATGTTGCTGCCTAAGAATCTTTACATACACACATTATACAGCATCCCTAAATTTAGTGTATTGACTTATTATTAGACTAGCAACGCCgtaatgtttatttttgaataatttaacatttatttactGACCAGATTCTAAATCAACTAAGTTCACTTGCGGTGCAGACCACCACCTGGACGAATTACTGCAGCGGCTGCCTTTTTGACCTCATCAATTGCATGCATCATGCGCTGCGGCTCAGTGAGAAACCAAATCCACAGGACTACGCTATAGCGATACAGTTTATCCCGCTCCTAAAAGGATAAACAacattaaaatgttatattcCATGATTTTATAGTTAATTAGTATACTTACAATGCGCCCCACGACATTTTCCAGGAAATCTTTTCGCAAGGAACGCCCTGACTCATCCAGGCGAGTTTGCTGCTGGGTGACATTGTATATGGCGCTCAAGTAGCGAACGTTCTCAAACATGGGCTGCTCCAATGGGGAATCATAGACAAACGGCCGCAAAGTCTGCTCCAAGCgcttgctaaaaaaaaatattaatagcttaAACGATCTGTATCAAAGTTAAGTATTGCAACTTACAGTTCTGCCAGTTGATCCTGAACAGCAGCACACGACTTTCGGTTCAGCATGCTCTGAAAGGAGTAAGACAGCAGGCGACCGAACTTTTCGTATTCGAAGAGACAAGCCTTGGCCTCAGTTGCCTTTATGTTCTGTCCCAAGTGGGCTGACAACAAATTGGCAATCTCCTGCACAAACTGGGCACAAATGCCCTGATAACTGGCGTTAATGGAGCGCATGGTCTGGATTCTTTGCCAAGTGGCCTGCGCTTGGTCGCGCAACTCCTCCGAAGTGTCCAGGCAGTTGCGCTTCTTGTCGCAGTCCAGTTGGATCGCAATCCACAGCAATTCCGCATTGGACAGAGCATCTGAGATGATTTTAGTGAGCTTCTTGTCGCTTTCATGACGTCGAACAGCTCTTTCCAACTTCAGTTTAGTGTTCTCGTAGAGAACCAGCTCAATACGTCGCTGGGTGTGCTGCTGAATGTGAATGGTTAGATCGTTTAAAAGCGTATCGTGTGTATTGCTCAGTTGATAGTCGTTGAGCAGCTGCAGATCGTGCATTTCACGCGCCATGTCCGTTAAACTGAGGCAGTGAATCTTGCCAAGATCCAACTGGTCAATAAGACACTGCGTGGCCTTCACCTTGGCCTTTGTTCTTATGTAGGATAGTGCATAAAACTGGATGCTGTAAAAACGGTCATATCAATTAATGTGCATTGTTTTTAGCACAGAACCTTTGTGCTTACCCACGTTCCAAGTCCTCCAGCTTGGCCTTTTCGCGCCCAAGATCTTCCTCCGCGCTCTGGAACTCATCATAGTCCTGGATCTTAAAATTCTCCTTCACATACAGAGTAAAGTATTGCATAAATGAATCGCATTTGTGGAAATACTGCTCCAATGGCAGTTGATGCATGAATAGAGGCGGCAACTGTGGGGCGGTGAATGCCTTTTTGGCTTCGGCGCTTAGCCGGCAGTTCTCCTGCTGCAGTTCCTCCAGTTGCTTGGCTTTGGACTGGCACTCGGCTATCAGATCCTTCTCCCTCAGTTGCAACTCGGCGGTGACGCACTCCACCTCGCCTAGGTGCTTAGTTATCGAGTGCTTTGTGGTCCTGCAAAAGTGGATTGACCATCGATCGAACATATATGAGGAAGGTTACAGTTTTTCCCTTACATCATATCTTCCAGAAGCGTAGCATAATCCCTTGAGGCATCTTCGATCGCCTCAATGCTCATGGTCAAGGCGTCGACATCCTGCTGCTTGTAGTTGAGAAGCCCCGGACTTTCGGCCTCGATTTGCAGGAGCTTGAGCTCGCGATCCGAAGCACTTAGCCACTCGCCCCGCCGCTGCATCTCCTCCCGCTCCAGAACCTGTCGCTCTGTGAGGATATTTGCATCCGTGATGTTCCCGGACAGGAACTTGAAGAACATCTCCATCTGCTCATCGTACAGAATCCACTGGTTCGAGCTGTCCACTCCCAGCTTCTTGAAGAATTCCGAGTTCTGCAATCATGGCGATTATAAGCTGATCATTAATTAAATCATCACACATACGCTCAGCAGATCGCCCatcttttaaaaaaatgacAACACAAGCTGATTACTTATCGGTTATATCGAAAGGTTTCAGAGACGTTACTAGAGATGGTACCTTTTGAAAATTAACAGGAAATAGTGCTTAATAATTAAGCTTAATAAAAATCGTAGAAATTCCTGATTTCCTATCAACGATTTCATGAAATATTTACTCTTATCTATTtctgttaaatatatatatatataatatatataatatatatatatatatatatatatatatataatatatataatatatatatatatatatatatatatataataaatttctgtttattatatatatatattttatatatgaattattttaaatttttgctaTGAAGTAAGGATAcaatttttctaaatttgaCACAAGTTCTTAAGTTTAATTCAAGTAAATATTATGTTTTAGTACACCTCAATCTTAAAGGGCTTATAAATTGATCTTtgttaaaatgattttaatacCTTATATCGATATGTGGATAAACGTGCACACCACCCCTGGTAAATAGAAACACCCTAACGCCATCTAGTTTGCAGCCCTGGTACCGCTTTGGACGCACTTCGTGTGGCAGTCTGGCAACCCTACACTGAATGACAAGTAAATTCTGTTCGTTTTGCAAAATAAACTTGTAAATTGGTATATTCCTTAGCAATGGTAAGTACCGCGCCCAGAAGACCGGTATTGGTCTGAGAGCCACCATTGGGCCGATGACCATTGAAGGCTAGCAATCGTGGTAGTAATTGACTTGCGTGTATTTTCCCAGGCTCGCCGCTATGATTCCCGCACCACGATCTTCTCGCCGGAGGGCCGTTTGTACCAGGTGGAGTACGCCATGGAGGCCATCTCGCACGCCGGAACCTGCCTCGGAATCCTCGCCGAGGACGGCATCCTGTTGGCAGCCGAGTGCCGCAGCACAAACAAATTGCTGGACAGCGCCATTCCTTCGGAGAAGATCTATCGCCTGAACGAGTGAGTTGAAATTTCAGTAGTATATCCTACGATGAATTCAAGGGTCACAGGCCATATATTTAACTGGCCATGATCTTAATTACCCACTACATTCTCTACGAATCTATCTCTATCCAAGCCTCTTTGTTTTCCCTCAGCAACATGGTCTGCTCGGTGGCTGGCATCACCTCCGATGCCAATGTGCTGACCTCAGAACTGCGTCTGATTGCCCAGCGTTACCAGTTCAGCTACGGCGAGGTGATTCCCTGCGAGCAGCTGGTGTCGCACCTCTGCGACATCAAACAGGCGTACACTCAGTACGGCGGAAAGCGTCCCTTCGGCGTCTCGCTGCTCTACATGGGATGGGACAACAAGTACGGCTACCAACTGTACCAgtcggatcccagcggcaacTACGGCGGATGGAAGGCCACCTGTATTGGCAACAACTTCGGTGCCGCGATCTCCATGCTGAAGCAGGAGCTGGCCGATAAGGAGAACGTGAAGCTGACGCTGGCGGACGCCAAGGATTTGGCCATCAAGGTACTGAGCATGACCCTGGACACCACCAAGCTGACCCCGGAGAAGGTCGAGATGGCCACGCTGCAGCGTGTGGACAATAAGACCGTATACAGTGTCCTGGAGAAACCCGATGTGGAGAAGCTGATCGAGAAGTACACAAAGGTACAGGCGGAGGCCGAGGCTGCCAAGAAGGAGAAGCAAGCGAAGCAGCCGACCAAGTAATCCCAAGGATGCATTATTATTGATTAAGGGTCTATCCTGATTTTTGTAACCGATGTACGGAGTGtgtgaaataaaatttcaaaaaacaaaaacccactATCATTGTGCCAATAGGGATGGCCGATTAATCGATAACAGTGCCATTGCCATTCGCAGCGAAGAGCTGCTAAATATGGCCAGCGACGGGCAGTCACTAAAAAAATACCGTACAAAACATTTTGAGAAAAATTCCGTCGCTTtttatttgctgttgctgttataaaaaattcaattatacTTGCTAAACTAACGGTTAATCGGTTTCTGCAAAGGGGCTTATGCGTAATTGGAGAGTGCGCGCAAAACGCGTGGTGAATACGGATTGGAAAACCATTTTTCATACGCAGCAAACAGGCAATgagcgcgcgtgtgtgtgtgtgccacagAAAGTTGCAAGCAGCCTAGAGCTAAATAGGCGCACGGTTGTTAAATATTCACCGTGCTCTCTCGCTTTATGCAATAACAAAATCTGCAAATTCCCCCCATTAGGcgcaaaaatgtgaaaaaaggGGGGCAAAAAAACCAATGGGAATTTCTCAATGTTGTGTCAATACAGTGAGAGCGACGTACGAAAAGTCAAAAGCAAAGGAGAGGAGAATGGAataacacataaaaaaaagagctGAGCCACAGCAAAGAAGCAAGAAGAAACGCGAAGCAGGCTCTAAaagaaaaatcgaaataataaaaaaaaaacacgcacgcatgtgttggtgtgtgtgagCGAGTGAGATTCTGTGCGCGTGTAAgtgcaaatgtgtgtgtgagagagtgaaacgtataaataaaattcagcCAAATGCAGaagccaacaacaaaatggaTAACAAAACTACACAGTTGGATTTTAAATTACTGGTAATTAAATAATGTTTACCATTACCCCATCCCGTCCCACTTTTTCCACCATTCCAATATCACTTACACATACAGCAGCTGATGTttgtaagtgtgtgtgcaGTCTACATTCCGTGTGACTGCGACTGTCTAATTGAGAGAGCAGCAAAACAACGTGTAATGCGTAGGGAAAAAGCGgcagagcgaaagagagagatagagaatgagagagagaggaggTGGAGGACAGATAACAAATGAAGTACAGTGTGCACTGGTCgcatttattattgttgttttcgttgtaTATttagctgttgttgttgtttggggATGTGATTATTGTTGCTGTAATGTGAAAAGGTCGTTGCGATTAAAATTAATCCGAATTTAGTTTTGCTCTTGCTTTCGCCATTCAAATCGCGCTCAGCTCTCCCCTCCAATTGGAAACGCGAAGCACCTGAAGTAAACAAAGAGACGCAGCTAATGAGTTTGAGCGGGAATTGGCGGCCTAACTGTCTAAATCCGGGCTGTGTTACTTTTTCGTCCAGTGTAGCTAGCTGTAAAAGAAGGGTGGTTCACAAAATTCCCCCCTATTTCTGTttgctttattattttaaaagctcCGTTGATTTAGAGCCCCCCACAATCGCTTCTTGCACAATTTCCACCCACCCACaataccacacacacactcaaaaaTACTGTGTGTGTGAACTTCCGCCGAGTCTTTTGCTCCACCCCGCCGCCCACCTCCTCTCCCGCTGCACACTCCCACTATTCCTATTCAAAGGCAAACCCATACCactcccatttccatttgcctcctccttctcctcgtTTTCTTCCTCCCCTTTCCTTTCCCCTTTCGTTGAGTGCCACAtaatgttatttttgttttttctatttgcctCTAAAATGAATTGTAGTCTCCACACCCCCGGCCTCTTTCTTTTCCTTCTCTCTGCTACTCCCCATTCTTCGACCCATTTCATCACTGCTATTattcacttttgttttgttttccttcgCTATATtcgagaaaatatttatttttacttttattagtttataacaacatttacatttacttTGGCCACACAAGCAAAGCACATTTACATAAATACTAATACTACAAATACTATAAAATCCAAAAGTTTGATTGTGCCTCTCGCTCTCCCTCCCGCtttctatgtgtgtgtgttgttttttgtggGGCGAAGTGGAGAGAGTGTTAGGTGGATAGTCGGGTGGAAGGGGAGTGAGTGTGGAGTTCTCTTTTCCTCTTGCATGCATATAAATTCGAGGCTTTTCACATGCAGGCGCGAGCGAGACGGCGAATCGAGTACGAATGTACGAAGCAAAGCacaagtggaagaagaagaatgGTAAACAGCACCGCACAGTGGAGCAAGTATTTTATTGCAATTAAGCGGGAAGAAAGTGGTCATTGGCATTCAAATTCACCGATTTAAAGGCACTCATTCGTAGAGAATGGTTTTCTAAAACCGCGCATTTCACTGAACACTATTTAAAATAGTCATTTCGTCTGCAGTGAAATCACTCTTTGTGCTCCTTAATTAATTTCGTTGTGCAGTAATACAATTAAAGTTTTTATCGCTTTTAATTGAGTTTACGACATGGATTGAGTGCCTTTCTTGTTTTCCCATCCCTTCCACATGGACTCGAATTGATTGCAGTGTGTTTTGCTGTGCcaatttcattaataaaactcTGAAAAAAGGAACGGAAAGAGAGGGCGATGTAAatgctatttttatttgattagtACAACTATTTgaacgtacatatgtatgagcacacatacatatgtacgtgtGCATGAGTTCCACTTTGAGAGCTTcaatgcgagtgtgtgtgcgggcGAGAGGGAGACGGCAAGCACTAAATGTATAACATAAATTTTGCTAAAAATGCAGCCAACGTCATTCCCCCGCCCACCTGCCCCCTATAACGGTTCACCCATCCGAGCACCGTAAGTACGTGTTAGTGTAGATGTGCTCACGTGTACATAAGTATTTTGAAGATAGCTCTTTGGGTCTTTATGTGAGAAATGAACAGGTACATAACAATTGCAAACGAACTAAATATTTTTGGGCAGCAACAAAGGCTGAATAAATCGGGAAGGAGGCGTGTTCGTTTATCGAATAGCTCACACCCTACAAGGGATAtctcacaaaaaaaaaaaaaaacgatccAGACAAAATATCTACAACTCGGTTATTTTTAGTTCTCataaacacatgcacacaGATCCGAGCGAAGaccacacagatactcacgcACACTCTCGTACAACAACTAACATTTAATTAGAACACAAAAAATTCTAATTAAATATGGCATTTGCTTTACTCTTGCATTGCGCGTTCCCCAAGCTTCCCAATATCTGCCCAACTTTTGGACTCTCTCCCCCTCTCTGCTTGCCCCACTGAGAAGACAAATGAATTAAGTTTATAATAAAAGTTTATACATGCTTACATGCACATGTGAGCGTAGTTGTGTTTGTTAGTTTGTGTTATCTGCAATCTAAATTTACAGCAACTTTATTGACAACTAAAACGCACAGCGCAGCGTTGCCACACAGATAGAATGGGGGAAAAAATTTTTACTATCGCTTAGCAGACTTAGAAATCTTTTGTCCAAGAACTACCGTTTTGTTTCCATTAAAACTTGATTGATTAAAAGCGGTTTGACTAAGAGAAAGTAACGTGTGCTATACACTGCTATAAAGGTCATGTAGACTACCTGGCCACTAAATTAATTCATTGAATCCATATAAATAGCACTAAAACGAAAGATATTATAAAACAATGTCATGAACAACTGTTAAGTGAAACAATGAACTTTTGTAACAATATCTATCAGCGACGTTTATTATCTTGCAAAAACAACTTGTGAAGTTCTGTCAAAAGTGTTTGTGTACCAACTATTTGATATATGATATgagacaaataaaaaacaacaaataaacaagGGTTGGCCAGTCGAAGTGCGCATACACTGTCATTAGTGTATAGAAAATGGTAGTGTATAGTTGTAGTAAATGGTTCTATTCAAAACGAATTTATGAacatatttattgatttattttatattaacgTCGTATACTTTATAGACTTTTGGAATTATgtttcgaaataaataaatctgtGTGACGGTAGGGTATTTGAGGGCGTTTAAAACTTTTCAGGGTTGCGTCGTCGTTTACTTTTAGTCCCCTTCTACTCCACCCCATTTTGCCACCCACCCACCTCGGCTCCTCTCCACTGTTGTCCTCTCCCTCTCGCACAGTGGGTGGAGGAGAGCGGGCAGAGAGCAGCCCCACATTGTGTTTGTAACAACTACAAATCGCTGCAAATACACAGGCATACCAACGgcgaacatacatacataatagCAACATTGTGGAATGGGGAAAAGTAGCACAAATTGTGCGCTGTTTTAATttctctgcttcttcttctgcctccgctgttgctgtttttgtttttccttttcttttctatttttcGCCATCTTCGCTCGCTCTTGTGTCGCTGTGTTAGTGCTAATCGCTTGCGCGGACAGCGCAGTCGGCGTCGCCGTGCTGTCTACGCGCGCTCTCTCCTACTTCACTTCCCGCCCCTTCTCTATCTTCCACTCTAATTGCATTAAATTgtttggaaaataataatcagtAATTGCGTTTGACGACAGTTATTTCCATCAGCGCTTTGCGAGAGAATTTTGCCGTTTTATTGAAACAAATGAAGATTCTAATTGGGTCTTTAGCGGAACTAACAAATCTCTCTCACTAAGGTGGCAACCCTGCCGCAAACCCCGTCCCTCCCACCGACCACATTCCGTACTTTGTTGTTTTCTccgtggaaatggaaatgggcgGCTTGAAGCGGAAGTTggtaatttattttccactaGCGCAATAATTTAGGCACCGTGGGCTTAAAGCGGCCATTCAAGACTTATAAATTACAAGAACAAAGCCAAATATTCTAAtgttaaatcaaatattaaatatgcatACCCACTTTTAGTTCTTGATTAGCTAAGCGCATTTCTATGTCACCTATTACTTTCCAGGTGGATCAATCACTAAATCTACTGGACAGCCTCAACACGGCATTGCGGTGCGATGCTATTCAATTCTTGCTGCAGACGCTTAAGTGCAAATACCCGGAGTCCTGCGACCAAGTCGTCAGGAATCTGTTCAGTCACATAGCTGCGGCCAATGACAATGGCGAGTCTGGAGGCAGGGCGCAGCAGCACGAGCTAGCGAGGACGAagcagctccagctgctgctgaccGCCAAAAAGGAGAAGAAAGAGCTGGGAATCGGTTGCGAGGCGGAGATCAAGCGAGAGAACGATGAGGAGGAGGCGGGCTCGACGGATCTGAACCAAAATTTCGAGAAGATACCCTGCAAAGAGGAGTTCCTGTGCCtcgaggaggaagaggaggactTTCTCGACGATGCGGACACGCAGAACTCGTCTTCCCTGCAGTTCCACACCGGTAACAATGTGGACGCCCTGGCCCTGGGCCCTGGCGATCCGCTGGAGCTGATCCAGTCCGGAGTTTCGCTGCTGGTCAAGCGGAAGTATGCTGCCACCTTCGATGACGAACTGATCGGGGATGGGGATGGTGATGAGGCCAACAGTAACAGCAGTGACGGCAAGATGGTCAAGCGAAAGCGCACCAACAACATGCACCTGACCGTGTCGAGTGTGCGACGGAAAGAGGAGCACGGCCAGCTGGGCGATGGCTATGTCTTCCACGAGGACAGCCAGTATACGATGCGATATCACCACAGCACCGGCGAGTTCAGTGAGCGGGCCTTTAAGGCCCAGTTCCGGGCTCTGCTCCGCCTGGCGCTCAGTCAGCACCACAAGCCCTTTCTCCGCCAGTTCTACGAGAACTTTGTTGTGAATGGACGCTTGCTGGGGACCACGCCCTCGATGCGTGTCCTGAAGGAGCTGCGCGAACAGCGGCTGGAGGAGTGGCGACGTCAGCGTGAACGCCGCCAACTGGTCATCCTGATGGAGCAGAGCGAGACTCAGCGGGACGAAGAgtttcagcagcagcaggagctggtGGAGAACCAAGAGGAGGTCCAGCAGGAGCaagaacagcaacagcagcagctggaggatattcagcagcagcatctggagGAGAttcagcggcagcagcaattGCCGGCCATCTCGTTTGGCGACTCCGAATTGGAGTCAGAAACGGAATCGCAGCTGTCGTCGGCTGCCCAAGAGATTATGAAGTTTGAGGAGTTCATTGACGAGGGTGTAGGCGCTGGCCGTCTGATCGATGGTCTGGAGATGGAACCCGAGATCGATGACATGCTAGCTGGCGCCGGCAGTATGAACAGCGCCAGTggacacagcagcaacagtagcAGCAGCGGAAGTGGGAGCGCCGGTAATGGGAATGGCATCAGCGGGGTGATCCTGGAGAACAATAGTCATCATACGCATCACCTGTGAGTACTGTTTTAATGTTATCTTAACTATAAATTCTAATTAtcgtttgttttttgcttgcagaagtagcagcagcagcgcaaaTCTTGTGATCAACGGCCTTACGTCAAGCAATAGCAtcagcaacaataataataacagcaaCAATGTCAGTTTACACCGCCCTCAATTGACGCCACAGGCGCAGAATCAGCTGGCAGCGTCGATGAAACCATCAGACCATATTCCCATATCGATGCCCATGGAGAACATGGATTTGAAAGCCGGGCAGGCGGCTCATGGGACTGCCAACGCCATCATGCAGGGCGGTAGTTCGAGCCTCGCGAGCCAGCTACATCAGCAGCAAAAACCCTACAACTCAAGCAATAATCCGCTGTCTATGATGGGTGGAatgatgcagcagcagcagcagcagcatgttGCTATGCCGCACCACCAGCgccagatgatgatgatgccagAGGATTTCCCGCAACACGGAGCCTCAATGATGAACAGTCGTCAGATGCCCGCTCTGGCCGCCTTGTCGAATCTGGGCGACACACCGGCTATGAGTGGCCAGCTTAACTCCTCCCTAGAGCTGGACGACAATGACCTGTCGGCGgatgaggacgacgacgatcTGGACCATGACCTGGACGAATTAGACGCGGCCAAGCAACAACTAATAGATGGcggcagcagtagcagcacaTCGCTTCAGGCGCCACCATCGCAGCACGGCAGCGGTAGTGGAGGCAGCGGCGGCCAGACGCCCGGTAGCAAAAAGGATAAGCCCAGCTACAACTGCCTGCTCTGCCCCAAGTCGTATCGCAAGCGCAAGTCCTTGCTAGACCACTACAAAATGCATCCGGGCTACTGCCATGACTGCGGTCAGCGCAATGGGAACACGCTGGAGGTAACTAGCCATATCATAAGCCAAATATCGCGGATGAGTACTAAGAATTCACTCTATTAATTTCTAGGAAATAATCCACCACAACCGGACAATGCATGTCAAGGAGTTTCCGTTTGTGTGCGAGACGTGCGGAGAGTCGTACTCACGCAAACAGCAGTTCCACGCCCACGTGGAGTCGCACAATAAGAAGGAAATCAAAAGTGAGTCGACGTGAATGTAAATTTCACCAAGTTCTCGGGTGGAGTTCCACGGCAACAGCATCAGCTTAGCCAACAATCTAGTGATTGGTGATCTAACCTCGGTTTCATTTGCAGCCTTTCCCTGCGGCGAGTGCGGTCTTAAGTTTCCGCAAAAGAAACTGCAGCAACACTTCGAGGAGACGGGCCACAAGGCGGACGGCGCTATCTGCGAGGTGTGCGGCGAGGAGTTCCAGTCGAAGAATGCCCTGTACCAGCACATTATTCGTGTGCACAAGCGGGACAACTTCTTCGAGTGCCACATTTGCCATAACCGCTTCACGCTGAAAGCCAACCTGGAGCGGCACGTCCAGCTGCACACCGAGATCAAACGGCCCTACGTGTGCGATCTGTGCGGCTCGTCCTACTTCACATATCCCGCGCTCAAGGAGCACTACAGCAACGCCCACGTGGACGTGTCCGAGTGCAAATGCACGCTTTGCGGCAAGCGCTTCGGTTCGGCCAAGTCGCTGCAGCGACACCTTCCGTCGCACTCGGAGGAAAGGCCGCACTGCTGCAACTATTGCGATCAGGTATGTCTACGCGTAGCCCTTGGCTTGACCAACACAATTTATCGTGATGCCTTTGCAGACCTTCAAGTGGAAAACGCATCTGGTGCGCCACAAGCAGACAATGCACGGAAACGAGCCGCCTCCGCCTAAGAAGGGAAAGCAGCGCTTTCCCAAAACAAGCGAAGAAGGTAAGAATGTGGAGAACTTTGCCTAAAATCAAAAGCCATGCTTAACGTTATCTCCTGTCCAGCAGATATGGGTAGCTTACCGGACATGCCGGGTCCACCGCCTGTGAAggccagcaagaaggcagcaaCCAGCAAGGCGAAAGCGCAAGCAGCGGCCgccgcagccgcagcagcatcatcccagcaacaacaacagaaggGTTCTGCAGCAACACCGACGCCGCCACCGCCGGTCTCCACCACACCGGGATGCCTGCAACAGGATCCGTTCAATGCGGCCATGGTTAGCAGCAACAGCTCGCAGTCCTCCACGGCGTCCACGTCGCAACACTCGGTGTCGACGAGTGAATCTCAGCAGAATTCCATATACAATCAGAGCTTTAATGCGGAGAAACAGCAGCCAGGACAGCAGCAGCCCCAGAATACCTTGCATCAGCAACATCCAACGCCGCCAcctccgcagcagcagcaacaacaacagcagcagcagcaggcgctgCCACAGTCACGAGTTGGGCCCGGAGAACTGCATCTGCAGCGGATGAATAGTTTCGGCCAGGACGGACAGTTTCACTTTGAGTCCAATCCGGCAGCTGGTGCGTATCAACAGCATCAACTGATCAGCCAGtatcagcaacaacagcagcagcagcagcaacaacagcagcagcagccccagcagcagcaacaacatcatctcgcccaacagcagcagcagcacatgAGGAGTCACACGCCCCAGAGTCCACATCCTCCGCATCCTTCgcagctgcaacaacagcagccccAACAGCACTTTAGCTCTCCGCACCACATGCCGCCAATGCACCATCAACACCAGCTGAtgatgcaacagcaacatcgcCACAACCAGCGCTCGCCGCTTCACCATCATCCTGCGGCGCAGcagcttcagcagcagcatcagcaaccaTCGCATTCCCCACAGCATCAGCATGCGAGACTGCAGTCGCCACAACCTGCTCcagtacaacaacaacagcagcagcagcagcaacaacagcagcagcagcagcagttcctGCAGCAACAGGCTGCCGACACGTGGGGCAACATGAACTTTGGCAATCCACCGAACAATCAGCAGGTTGAGCTCAAGGATAACAAATTC
The sequence above is drawn from the Drosophila melanogaster chromosome 2R genome and encodes:
- the CG10543 gene encoding uncharacterized protein, isoform A, which gives rise to MDNKTTQLDFKLLVDQSLNLLDSLNTALRCDAIQFLLQTLKCKYPESCDQVVRNLFSHIAAANDNGESGGRAQQHELARTKQLQLLLTAKKEKKELGIGCEAEIKRENDEEEAGSTDLNQNFEKIPCKEEFLCLEEEEEDFLDDADTQNSSSLQFHTGNNVDALALGPGDPLELIQSGVSLLVKRKYAATFDDELIGDGDGDEANSNSSDGKMVKRKRTNNMHLTVSSVRRKEEHGQLGDGYVFHEDSQYTMRYHHSTGEFSERAFKAQFRALLRLALSQHHKPFLRQFYENFVVNGRLLGTTPSMRVLKELREQRLEEWRRQRERRQLVILMEQSETQRDEEFQQQQELVENQEEVQQEQEQQQQQLEDIQQQHLEEIQRQQQLPAISFGDSELESETESQLSSAAQEIMKFEEFIDEGVGAGRLIDGLEMEPEIDDMLAGAGSMNSASGHSSNSSSSGSGSAGNGNGISGVILENNSHHTHHLSSSSSANLVINGLTSSNSISNNNNNSNNVSLHRPQLTPQAQNQLAASMKPSDHIPISMPMENMDLKAGQAAHGTANAIMQGGSSSLASQLHQQQKPYNSSNNPLSMMGGMMQQQQQQHVAMPHHQRQMMMMPEDFPQHGASMMNSRQMPALAALSNLGDTPAMSGQLNSSLELDDNDLSADEDDDDLDHDLDELDAAKQQLIDGGSSSSTSLQAPPSQHGSGSGGSGGQTPGSKKDKPSYNCLLCPKSYRKRKSLLDHYKMHPGYCHDCGQRNGNTLEEIIHHNRTMHVKEFPFVCETCGESYSRKQQFHAHVESHNKKEIKTFPCGECGLKFPQKKLQQHFEETGHKADGAICEVCGEEFQSKNALYQHIIRVHKRDNFFECHICHNRFTLKANLERHVQLHTEIKRPYVCDLCGSSYFTYPALKEHYSNAHVDVSECKCTLCGKRFGSAKSLQRHLPSHSEERPHCCNYCDQTFKWKTHLVRHKQTMHGNEPPPPKKGKQRFPKTSEEDMGSLPDMPGPPPVKASKKAATSKAKAQAAAAAAAAASSQQQQQKGSAATPTPPPPVSTTPGCLQQDPFNAAMVSSNSSQSSTASTSQHSVSTSESQQNSIYNQSFNAEKQQPGQQQPQNTLHQQHPTPPPPQQQQQQQQQQQALPQSRVGPGELHLQRMNSFGQDGQFHFESNPAAGAYQQHQLISQYQQQQQQQQQQQQQQPQQQQQHHLAQQQQQHMRSHTPQSPHPPHPSQLQQQQPQQHFSSPHHMPPMHHQHQLMMQQQHRHNQRSPLHHHPAAQQLQQQHQQPSHSPQHQHARLQSPQPAPVQQQQQQQQQQQQQQQQFLQQQAADTWGNMNFGNPPNNQQVELKDNKFYIVESAEFLGLPMNVPPSPQQQQQQAVSKPQQQQQQQHPQPQQPDPTLAGDLMSFQHMWPAPGFSQTSQQQQPQQQQQQQAAQQQQQAQSQANSSDPHNYNNIGSILTNLIDTNPAPMEYNFDLMQQQQTPSAQQQQQQQQQQQAAQQQHHSAGAYGSGLMRSGGGVYGGAYEQHLSDQLVSEQQKQNSFQPYHPHGLQAQQQQPLHPHPHLLPPPAPHNNVYDRTGVGVGVGVGVGVGVGVGYPMLGDDTKSVLPPMMGGMMQQMPPHGQQPDLIYYPVKND